A window from Vigna angularis cultivar LongXiaoDou No.4 chromosome 7, ASM1680809v1, whole genome shotgun sequence encodes these proteins:
- the LOC108336480 gene encoding probable disease resistance protein At4g27220, which yields MEALKDDGVAMIGLYGMGGCGKTTLAMEVKKIADAEHLFDKVIFAPVSSTVEVSTIQDKIASSLQYKFPEDKQMERSQRLCMILMQEKKILIIVDDVWEKLDFGRIGIPSSEYHKGCKILITTRSEDVCISMNCQKNIYLPILTDEEAWTLFQNKALISKDTPENIKHLGISISNECKGLPVAIVAVASSLKGKQEAIWRYALNKLKSSKPINIAKGLRDPYKCLQLSYDNLDTEEARSLFLLCSVFPEDYEITLECLIRCAIGLGVAGEVETYEAARAEVTEAKIKLVSSCLLLEADDECVKMHDLVRDVAHWIAKNENKIIKCEVEKDVSLEQGSIRYLWCVKFPDDVDCSNLEFLTIQTKSEVSDGIFERMGKLRVLIITNKNDDRLQLSTTSFKSLTNLHCLILQNWNLRDISFVRDMKKLQSLSFHRCSLPSFLDLQTDVALRTLTNLKLLEFKICDIESNIFEEIKRIPFLEELYIFKD from the coding sequence ATGGAAGCATTGAAAGATGATGGGGTTGCGATGATTGGATTGTACGGAATGGGGGGTTGTGGTAAAACCACATTAGCAATGGAAGTTAAGAAGATAGCAGACGCTGAGCATCTTTTTGACAAAGTTATTTTTGCTCCTGTGTCTAGTACGGTAGAAGTTTCCACTATTCAAGACAAAATTGCAAGTTCATTGCAGTATAAATTTCCAGAAGATAAACAAATGGAAAGATCTCAACGGTTGTGCATGATACTAATGCAGGAGAAAAAAATTCTTATCATTGTGGATGATGTGTGGGAAAAACTTGATTTTGGTCGCATAGGGATTCCCTCCTCTGAATACCATAAAGGCTGCAAGATTCTCATTACCACTAGATCTGAAGATGTTTGTATTTCAAtgaattgtcaaaaaaatatttatctaccCATCTTAACTGATGAAGAAGCATGGACTCTCTTCCAAAACAAAGCACTGATATCTAAAGACACTCCTGAAAATATCAAGCATTTGggaatatcaatatcaaatgaatgtaaaggATTGCCTGTTGCCATTGTAGCTGTTGCTAGTAGCTTGAAGGGAAAACAAGAGGCGATATGGCGTTATGCGTTGAATAAATTGAAAAGTTCTAAGCCGATCAATATTGCAAAAGGTTTGCGAGATCCCTATAAGTGTCTGCAGTTGAGCTACGATAATCTAGATACTGAAGAAGCTAGATCACTTTTCCTATTGTGTTCTGTATTCCCCGAAGATTATGAGATTACACTGGAATGTTTAATAAGATGTGCAATAGGGTTAGGTGTGGCTGGAGAAGTTGAAACATATGAAGCGGCAAGGGCTGAAGTGACTGAAGCCAAAATCAAGCTTGTAAGTTCTTGTTTATTGTTGGAGGCGGATGATGAATGTGTCAAAATGCATGACTTGGTTCGTGATGTAGCCCATTGGATagcaaagaatgaaaataagatCATCAAGTGTGAAGTGGAAAAGGATGTAAGTTTGGAGCAAGGTTCGATAAGATATCTATGGTGTGTGAAATTTCCAGATGATGTGGATTGTTCCAATCTTGAATTTTTAACTATACAAACAAAATCAGAAGTATCTGATGGAATTTTTGAAAGAATGGGAAAACTTAGAGTTTTGATTATTACCAATAAAAACGACGATCGGTTGCAGTTGTCAACAACGTCTTTCAAATCATTAACAAATCTCCATTGTCTGATCCTTCAAAATTGGAATTTGAGAGACATTTCATTTGTGAGAGATATGAAGAAACTGCAAAGTCTTTCATTTCATCGTTGTTCATTGCCTTCATTCCTTGACTTGCAAACTGATGTTGCACTCAGAACACTTACAAACTTGAAGTTGTTAGAGTTTAAAATTTGTGACATTGAAAGCAATATTTTTGAAGAGATCAAAAGAATCCCATTTCTAGAagaattgtatatttttaaagacTAG